Proteins found in one Takifugu rubripes chromosome 15, fTakRub1.2, whole genome shotgun sequence genomic segment:
- the LOC101078551 gene encoding actin-binding LIM protein 3-like isoform X3, with protein MTGPTNVQYQSSLYGGNNNSSSSPSSGGSSPIVCERCGQGCRGEVVRVKNTHFHVQCFTCQVCGCDLVNSGFFHHSGQYICTDDYQRLYGTQCDSCHQYITGEVVSALGRTYHPPCFVCSVCRRPFPIGDRVTFCGKKCVCQQCSHTLGTDKPVKVHGPSLHPAGWEEDAKCSRSSYLRCRSSPPDCGGCGEEIKLGQSLLALERQWHLTCFKCHTCGCVLTGEYISKEGVPYCEADYHTQFGIRCHSCSSYISGHVLEAGGRRYHPSCARCARCNATFREGEEMYLTGSEIWHPMCKEAARLERRLRLRRSSETASLSPPGCSSLLGSPRHLIHSNAHGDVCNYNQLTAFSRVRALYDIQQPDLILHQADHTHTRVLEDTLERRSCGQELLDDVELRTRDSCSSTFTDSPAHSCHGGCALHSYLPDGSLNANKMKVNENLLNSGCFSNDFYRHDTNYFPYSGSPKGEEDRWTHNLNRGIGRMILKEEMRARSGCHDNEQWGSHRSSRCSSKEALNNLGFSSVNISARFINGSDSDSYAAKSSSLPGYGRSGLKRSGSFGADYYQYDSTNAVNWQIREYKIYPYEALMVSVRGQQRLPGDVDRARLERHLSPEEFYRVFGMSMSSFDRLAQWKKNELKKQVRLF; from the exons ATGACCGGGCCCACAAACG tTCAGTACCAATCAAGTCTTTATGGagggaacaacaacagcagctcttctcccTCCAGCGGTGGAAGCTCCCCCATTGTGTGTGAGCGCTGTGGACAGGGTTGCCGCGGTGAGGTGGTGCgagtcaaaaacacacatttccatgtTCAGTGCTTCACCTgccaag TATGTGGCTGTGACCTGGTGAACTCAGGGTTCTTCCACCACTCAGGCCAGTACATCTGCACAGACGATTACCAGCGGCTCTATGGGACCCAGTGTGACAGCTGCCACCAGTACATCACTGGAGAGGTGGTGTCGGCCCTGGGGAGGACCTACCACCCTCCCTGCTTTGTCTGCAGCGTCTGTAG GAGACCGTTCCCCATTGGAGACAGGGTGACCTTCTGTgggaagaagtgtgtgtgtcagcagtgtTCACACACTCTGGGCACCGACAAGCCTGTCAAGGTCCACGGACCGAGCT TGCATCCAGCGGGATGGGAGGAGGATGCTAAATGTTCCCGCAGCTCTTATCTCCGGTGCCGTTCGTCTCCCCCAGACTGCGGTGGCTGCGGTGAGGAGATCAAACTAGGGCAGTCTCTGTTGGCTCTGGAGCGGCAGTGGCACCTCACCTGCTTCAAATGCCACACGTGTGGCTGCGTCCTCACTGGAGAGTACATCAGCAA GGAGGGGGTCCCATACTGTGAGGCCGACTATCACACCCAGTTTGGGATCAGgtgccacagctgcagcagctacatcagcgGCCATGTCCTAGAG GCTGGGGGGAGGCGCTACCACCCCAGCTGTGCCCGGTGTGCCCGCTGTAATGCCACTTTCagggagggagaagaaatgTACttgacag gttcagAGATTTGGCACCCCATGTGTAAAGAAGCAGCTCGACTGGAGAGAAGACTCAGG CTGAGACGGAGCTCTGAGACGGCATCTCTCTCTCCACCAGGCTGCTCGTCACTCCTCGGCTCCCCTCGGCATCTCATACAT TCCAACGCTCATGGTGATGTTTGCAACTACAACCAGCTGACAGCCTTCTCCAGGGTCAGAGCCCTTTATGACATCCAGCAACCCGACCTCATCCTTCACCAGGCCGACCACACGCATACGCGTGTGTTGGAGGACACGCTGGAGCGACGTAGCTGTGGTCAG GAGCTCTTGGATGATGTTGAGCTGAGAACCAGAGattcctgcagctccaccttCACTGACTCTCCAGCTCACAGTTGTCATGGAGGCTGTGCACTACATTCTTACCTTCCCG ACGGTTCACTAAACGCCAACAAGATGAAAGTAAACGAGAACCTCCTCAATTCAGGCTGCTTCTCTAATGACTTTTATCGCCATGACACCAACTACTTCCCTTACTCTGGCTCTCCaaaag gagaggaggacagatggactcACAATCTAAACAGA GGAATTGGCAGGATgatcctgaaggaggagatgagggcgCGGTCAGGTTGTCATGACAACGAACAGTGGGGGAGCCATCGTAGTTCCCGCTGTAGCAGCAAGGAGGCGCTGAATAATCTGGGCTTCAGCTCCGTCAATATCT CAGCCAGGTTTATCAACGGCTCAGACAGCG ACTCCTATGCTGCCAAATCATCCTCATTACCAGGCTATGGCAGGAGTGGGCTAAAGAGA TCTGGAAGTTTTGGAGCAGATTATTACCAGTATGACAGCACAAATGCAGTCAATTGGCAAATAAGAG AGTATAAG ATTTATCCATACGAAGCTCTGATGGTGTCGGTCAGAGGGCAGCAGCGGCTCCCGGGCGACGTGGACCGAGCGAGGCTTGAG CGTCACCTGTCACCAGAAGAGTTCTACAGAGTCTTTGGAATGTCCATGTCTTCCTTTGATCGTCTTGCCCAgtggaagaaaaatgaattaaagAAACAGGTCAGACTCTTCTGA
- the LOC101078551 gene encoding actin-binding LIM protein 3-like isoform X5: MTGPTNVQYQSSLYGGNNNSSSSPSSGGSSPIVCERCGQGCRGEVVRVKNTHFHVQCFTCQVCGCDLVNSGFFHHSGQYICTDDYQRLYGTQCDSCHQYITGEVVSALGRTYHPPCFVCSVCRRPFPIGDRVTFCGKKCVCQQCSHTLGTDKPVKVHGPSLHPAGWEEDAKCSRSSYLRCRSSPPDCGGCGEEIKLGQSLLALERQWHLTCFKCHTCGCVLTGEYISKEGVPYCEADYHTQFGIRCHSCSSYISGHVLEAGGRRYHPSCARCARCNATFREGEEMYLTGSEIWHPMCKEAARLERRLRLRRSSETASLSPPGCSSLLGSPRHLIHSNAHGDVCNYNQLTAFSRVRALYDIQQPDLILHQADHTHTRVLEDTLERRSCGQELLDDVELRTRDSCSSTFTDSPAHSCHGGCALHSYLPVSRLRRFSSAGEEDRWTHNLNRGIGRMILKEEMRARSGCHDNEQWGSHRSSRCSSKEALNNLGFSSVNISARFINGSDSDSYAAKSSSLPGYGRSGLKRSGSFGADYYQYDSTNAVNWQIREYKIYPYEALMVSVRGQQRLPGDVDRARLERHLSPEEFYRVFGMSMSSFDRLAQWKKNELKKQVRLF, from the exons ATGACCGGGCCCACAAACG tTCAGTACCAATCAAGTCTTTATGGagggaacaacaacagcagctcttctcccTCCAGCGGTGGAAGCTCCCCCATTGTGTGTGAGCGCTGTGGACAGGGTTGCCGCGGTGAGGTGGTGCgagtcaaaaacacacatttccatgtTCAGTGCTTCACCTgccaag TATGTGGCTGTGACCTGGTGAACTCAGGGTTCTTCCACCACTCAGGCCAGTACATCTGCACAGACGATTACCAGCGGCTCTATGGGACCCAGTGTGACAGCTGCCACCAGTACATCACTGGAGAGGTGGTGTCGGCCCTGGGGAGGACCTACCACCCTCCCTGCTTTGTCTGCAGCGTCTGTAG GAGACCGTTCCCCATTGGAGACAGGGTGACCTTCTGTgggaagaagtgtgtgtgtcagcagtgtTCACACACTCTGGGCACCGACAAGCCTGTCAAGGTCCACGGACCGAGCT TGCATCCAGCGGGATGGGAGGAGGATGCTAAATGTTCCCGCAGCTCTTATCTCCGGTGCCGTTCGTCTCCCCCAGACTGCGGTGGCTGCGGTGAGGAGATCAAACTAGGGCAGTCTCTGTTGGCTCTGGAGCGGCAGTGGCACCTCACCTGCTTCAAATGCCACACGTGTGGCTGCGTCCTCACTGGAGAGTACATCAGCAA GGAGGGGGTCCCATACTGTGAGGCCGACTATCACACCCAGTTTGGGATCAGgtgccacagctgcagcagctacatcagcgGCCATGTCCTAGAG GCTGGGGGGAGGCGCTACCACCCCAGCTGTGCCCGGTGTGCCCGCTGTAATGCCACTTTCagggagggagaagaaatgTACttgacag gttcagAGATTTGGCACCCCATGTGTAAAGAAGCAGCTCGACTGGAGAGAAGACTCAGG CTGAGACGGAGCTCTGAGACGGCATCTCTCTCTCCACCAGGCTGCTCGTCACTCCTCGGCTCCCCTCGGCATCTCATACAT TCCAACGCTCATGGTGATGTTTGCAACTACAACCAGCTGACAGCCTTCTCCAGGGTCAGAGCCCTTTATGACATCCAGCAACCCGACCTCATCCTTCACCAGGCCGACCACACGCATACGCGTGTGTTGGAGGACACGCTGGAGCGACGTAGCTGTGGTCAG GAGCTCTTGGATGATGTTGAGCTGAGAACCAGAGattcctgcagctccaccttCACTGACTCTCCAGCTCACAGTTGTCATGGAGGCTGTGCACTACATTCTTACCTTCCCG TCTCCAGACTGAGAAGGTTTTCatctgcaggagaggaggacagatggactcACAATCTAAACAGA GGAATTGGCAGGATgatcctgaaggaggagatgagggcgCGGTCAGGTTGTCATGACAACGAACAGTGGGGGAGCCATCGTAGTTCCCGCTGTAGCAGCAAGGAGGCGCTGAATAATCTGGGCTTCAGCTCCGTCAATATCT CAGCCAGGTTTATCAACGGCTCAGACAGCG ACTCCTATGCTGCCAAATCATCCTCATTACCAGGCTATGGCAGGAGTGGGCTAAAGAGA TCTGGAAGTTTTGGAGCAGATTATTACCAGTATGACAGCACAAATGCAGTCAATTGGCAAATAAGAG AGTATAAG ATTTATCCATACGAAGCTCTGATGGTGTCGGTCAGAGGGCAGCAGCGGCTCCCGGGCGACGTGGACCGAGCGAGGCTTGAG CGTCACCTGTCACCAGAAGAGTTCTACAGAGTCTTTGGAATGTCCATGTCTTCCTTTGATCGTCTTGCCCAgtggaagaaaaatgaattaaagAAACAGGTCAGACTCTTCTGA
- the LOC101078551 gene encoding actin-binding LIM protein 3-like isoform X4, whose amino-acid sequence MTGPTNVQYQSSLYGGNNNSSSSPSSGGSSPIVCERCGQGCRGEVVRVKNTHFHVQCFTCQVCGCDLVNSGFFHHSGQYICTDDYQRLYGTQCDSCHQYITGEVVSALGRTYHPPCFVCSVCRRPFPIGDRVTFCGKKCVCQQCSHTLGTDKPVKVHGPSYCGGCGEEIKLGQSLLALERQWHLTCFKCHTCGCVLTGEYISKEGVPYCEADYHTQFGIRCHSCSSYISGHVLEAGGRRYHPSCARCARCNATFREGEEMYLTGSEIWHPMCKEAARLERRLRLRRSSETASLSPPGCSSLLGSPRHLIHSNAHGDVCNYNQLTAFSRVRALYDIQQPDLILHQADHTHTRVLEDTLERRSCGQELLDDVELRTRDSCSSTFTDSPAHSCHGGCALHSYLPDGSLNANKMKVNENLLNSGCFSNDFYRHDTNYFPYSGSPKVSRLRRFSSAGEEDRWTHNLNRGIGRMILKEEMRARSGCHDNEQWGSHRSSRCSSKEALNNLGFSSVNISARFINGSDSDSYAAKSSSLPGYGRSGLKRSGSFGADYYQYDSTNAVNWQIREYKIYPYEALMVSVRGQQRLPGDVDRARLERHLSPEEFYRVFGMSMSSFDRLAQWKKNELKKQVRLF is encoded by the exons ATGACCGGGCCCACAAACG tTCAGTACCAATCAAGTCTTTATGGagggaacaacaacagcagctcttctcccTCCAGCGGTGGAAGCTCCCCCATTGTGTGTGAGCGCTGTGGACAGGGTTGCCGCGGTGAGGTGGTGCgagtcaaaaacacacatttccatgtTCAGTGCTTCACCTgccaag TATGTGGCTGTGACCTGGTGAACTCAGGGTTCTTCCACCACTCAGGCCAGTACATCTGCACAGACGATTACCAGCGGCTCTATGGGACCCAGTGTGACAGCTGCCACCAGTACATCACTGGAGAGGTGGTGTCGGCCCTGGGGAGGACCTACCACCCTCCCTGCTTTGTCTGCAGCGTCTGTAG GAGACCGTTCCCCATTGGAGACAGGGTGACCTTCTGTgggaagaagtgtgtgtgtcagcagtgtTCACACACTCTGGGCACCGACAAGCCTGTCAAGGTCCACGGACCGAGCT ACTGCGGTGGCTGCGGTGAGGAGATCAAACTAGGGCAGTCTCTGTTGGCTCTGGAGCGGCAGTGGCACCTCACCTGCTTCAAATGCCACACGTGTGGCTGCGTCCTCACTGGAGAGTACATCAGCAA GGAGGGGGTCCCATACTGTGAGGCCGACTATCACACCCAGTTTGGGATCAGgtgccacagctgcagcagctacatcagcgGCCATGTCCTAGAG GCTGGGGGGAGGCGCTACCACCCCAGCTGTGCCCGGTGTGCCCGCTGTAATGCCACTTTCagggagggagaagaaatgTACttgacag gttcagAGATTTGGCACCCCATGTGTAAAGAAGCAGCTCGACTGGAGAGAAGACTCAGG CTGAGACGGAGCTCTGAGACGGCATCTCTCTCTCCACCAGGCTGCTCGTCACTCCTCGGCTCCCCTCGGCATCTCATACAT TCCAACGCTCATGGTGATGTTTGCAACTACAACCAGCTGACAGCCTTCTCCAGGGTCAGAGCCCTTTATGACATCCAGCAACCCGACCTCATCCTTCACCAGGCCGACCACACGCATACGCGTGTGTTGGAGGACACGCTGGAGCGACGTAGCTGTGGTCAG GAGCTCTTGGATGATGTTGAGCTGAGAACCAGAGattcctgcagctccaccttCACTGACTCTCCAGCTCACAGTTGTCATGGAGGCTGTGCACTACATTCTTACCTTCCCG ACGGTTCACTAAACGCCAACAAGATGAAAGTAAACGAGAACCTCCTCAATTCAGGCTGCTTCTCTAATGACTTTTATCGCCATGACACCAACTACTTCCCTTACTCTGGCTCTCCaaaag TCTCCAGACTGAGAAGGTTTTCatctgcaggagaggaggacagatggactcACAATCTAAACAGA GGAATTGGCAGGATgatcctgaaggaggagatgagggcgCGGTCAGGTTGTCATGACAACGAACAGTGGGGGAGCCATCGTAGTTCCCGCTGTAGCAGCAAGGAGGCGCTGAATAATCTGGGCTTCAGCTCCGTCAATATCT CAGCCAGGTTTATCAACGGCTCAGACAGCG ACTCCTATGCTGCCAAATCATCCTCATTACCAGGCTATGGCAGGAGTGGGCTAAAGAGA TCTGGAAGTTTTGGAGCAGATTATTACCAGTATGACAGCACAAATGCAGTCAATTGGCAAATAAGAG AGTATAAG ATTTATCCATACGAAGCTCTGATGGTGTCGGTCAGAGGGCAGCAGCGGCTCCCGGGCGACGTGGACCGAGCGAGGCTTGAG CGTCACCTGTCACCAGAAGAGTTCTACAGAGTCTTTGGAATGTCCATGTCTTCCTTTGATCGTCTTGCCCAgtggaagaaaaatgaattaaagAAACAGGTCAGACTCTTCTGA
- the LOC101078551 gene encoding actin-binding LIM protein 3-like isoform X1 has protein sequence MTGPTNVQYQSSLYGGNNNSSSSPSSGGSSPIVCERCGQGCRGEVVRVKNTHFHVQCFTCQVCGCDLVNSGFFHHSGQYICTDDYQRLYGTQCDSCHQYITGEVVSALGRTYHPPCFVCSVCRRPFPIGDRVTFCGKKCVCQQCSHTLGTDKPVKVHGPSLHPAGWEEDAKCSRSSYLRCRSSPPDCGGCGEEIKLGQSLLALERQWHLTCFKCHTCGCVLTGEYISKEGVPYCEADYHTQFGIRCHSCSSYISGHVLEAGGRRYHPSCARCARCNATFREGEEMYLTGSEIWHPMCKEAARLERRLRLRRSSETASLSPPGCSSLLGSPRHLIHSNAHGDVCNYNQLTAFSRVRALYDIQQPDLILHQADHTHTRVLEDTLERRSCGQELLDDVELRTRDSCSSTFTDSPAHSCHGGCALHSYLPDGSLNANKMKVNENLLNSGCFSNDFYRHDTNYFPYSGSPKVSRLRRFSSAGEEDRWTHNLNRGIGRMILKEEMRARSGCHDNEQWGSHRSSRCSSKEALNNLGFSSVNISARFINGSDSDSYAAKSSSLPGYGRSGLKRSGSFGADYYQYDSTNAVNWQIREYKIYPYEALMVSVRGQQRLPGDVDRARLERHLSPEEFYRVFGMSMSSFDRLAQWKKNELKKQVRLF, from the exons ATGACCGGGCCCACAAACG tTCAGTACCAATCAAGTCTTTATGGagggaacaacaacagcagctcttctcccTCCAGCGGTGGAAGCTCCCCCATTGTGTGTGAGCGCTGTGGACAGGGTTGCCGCGGTGAGGTGGTGCgagtcaaaaacacacatttccatgtTCAGTGCTTCACCTgccaag TATGTGGCTGTGACCTGGTGAACTCAGGGTTCTTCCACCACTCAGGCCAGTACATCTGCACAGACGATTACCAGCGGCTCTATGGGACCCAGTGTGACAGCTGCCACCAGTACATCACTGGAGAGGTGGTGTCGGCCCTGGGGAGGACCTACCACCCTCCCTGCTTTGTCTGCAGCGTCTGTAG GAGACCGTTCCCCATTGGAGACAGGGTGACCTTCTGTgggaagaagtgtgtgtgtcagcagtgtTCACACACTCTGGGCACCGACAAGCCTGTCAAGGTCCACGGACCGAGCT TGCATCCAGCGGGATGGGAGGAGGATGCTAAATGTTCCCGCAGCTCTTATCTCCGGTGCCGTTCGTCTCCCCCAGACTGCGGTGGCTGCGGTGAGGAGATCAAACTAGGGCAGTCTCTGTTGGCTCTGGAGCGGCAGTGGCACCTCACCTGCTTCAAATGCCACACGTGTGGCTGCGTCCTCACTGGAGAGTACATCAGCAA GGAGGGGGTCCCATACTGTGAGGCCGACTATCACACCCAGTTTGGGATCAGgtgccacagctgcagcagctacatcagcgGCCATGTCCTAGAG GCTGGGGGGAGGCGCTACCACCCCAGCTGTGCCCGGTGTGCCCGCTGTAATGCCACTTTCagggagggagaagaaatgTACttgacag gttcagAGATTTGGCACCCCATGTGTAAAGAAGCAGCTCGACTGGAGAGAAGACTCAGG CTGAGACGGAGCTCTGAGACGGCATCTCTCTCTCCACCAGGCTGCTCGTCACTCCTCGGCTCCCCTCGGCATCTCATACAT TCCAACGCTCATGGTGATGTTTGCAACTACAACCAGCTGACAGCCTTCTCCAGGGTCAGAGCCCTTTATGACATCCAGCAACCCGACCTCATCCTTCACCAGGCCGACCACACGCATACGCGTGTGTTGGAGGACACGCTGGAGCGACGTAGCTGTGGTCAG GAGCTCTTGGATGATGTTGAGCTGAGAACCAGAGattcctgcagctccaccttCACTGACTCTCCAGCTCACAGTTGTCATGGAGGCTGTGCACTACATTCTTACCTTCCCG ACGGTTCACTAAACGCCAACAAGATGAAAGTAAACGAGAACCTCCTCAATTCAGGCTGCTTCTCTAATGACTTTTATCGCCATGACACCAACTACTTCCCTTACTCTGGCTCTCCaaaag TCTCCAGACTGAGAAGGTTTTCatctgcaggagaggaggacagatggactcACAATCTAAACAGA GGAATTGGCAGGATgatcctgaaggaggagatgagggcgCGGTCAGGTTGTCATGACAACGAACAGTGGGGGAGCCATCGTAGTTCCCGCTGTAGCAGCAAGGAGGCGCTGAATAATCTGGGCTTCAGCTCCGTCAATATCT CAGCCAGGTTTATCAACGGCTCAGACAGCG ACTCCTATGCTGCCAAATCATCCTCATTACCAGGCTATGGCAGGAGTGGGCTAAAGAGA TCTGGAAGTTTTGGAGCAGATTATTACCAGTATGACAGCACAAATGCAGTCAATTGGCAAATAAGAG AGTATAAG ATTTATCCATACGAAGCTCTGATGGTGTCGGTCAGAGGGCAGCAGCGGCTCCCGGGCGACGTGGACCGAGCGAGGCTTGAG CGTCACCTGTCACCAGAAGAGTTCTACAGAGTCTTTGGAATGTCCATGTCTTCCTTTGATCGTCTTGCCCAgtggaagaaaaatgaattaaagAAACAGGTCAGACTCTTCTGA
- the LOC101078551 gene encoding actin-binding LIM protein 3-like isoform X6, with protein MTGPTNVQYQSSLYGGNNNSSSSPSSGGSSPIVCERCGQGCRGEVVRVKNTHFHVQCFTCQVCGCDLVNSGFFHHSGQYICTDDYQRLYGTQCDSCHQYITGEVVSALGRTYHPPCFVCSVCRRPFPIGDRVTFCGKKCVCQQCSHTLGTDKPVKVHGPSLHPAGWEEDAKCSRSSYLRCRSSPPDCGGCGEEIKLGQSLLALERQWHLTCFKCHTCGCVLTGEYISKEGVPYCEADYHTQFGIRCHSCSSYISGHVLEAGGRRYHPSCARCARCNATFREGEEMYLTGSEIWHPMCKEAARLERRLRLRRSSETASLSPPGCSSLLGSPRHLIHSNAHGDVCNYNQLTAFSRVRALYDIQQPDLILHQADHTHTRVLEDTLERRSCGQELLDDVELRTRDSCSSTFTDSPAHSCHGGCALHSYLPGEEDRWTHNLNRGIGRMILKEEMRARSGCHDNEQWGSHRSSRCSSKEALNNLGFSSVNISARFINGSDSDSYAAKSSSLPGYGRSGLKRSGSFGADYYQYDSTNAVNWQIREYKIYPYEALMVSVRGQQRLPGDVDRARLERHLSPEEFYRVFGMSMSSFDRLAQWKKNELKKQVRLF; from the exons ATGACCGGGCCCACAAACG tTCAGTACCAATCAAGTCTTTATGGagggaacaacaacagcagctcttctcccTCCAGCGGTGGAAGCTCCCCCATTGTGTGTGAGCGCTGTGGACAGGGTTGCCGCGGTGAGGTGGTGCgagtcaaaaacacacatttccatgtTCAGTGCTTCACCTgccaag TATGTGGCTGTGACCTGGTGAACTCAGGGTTCTTCCACCACTCAGGCCAGTACATCTGCACAGACGATTACCAGCGGCTCTATGGGACCCAGTGTGACAGCTGCCACCAGTACATCACTGGAGAGGTGGTGTCGGCCCTGGGGAGGACCTACCACCCTCCCTGCTTTGTCTGCAGCGTCTGTAG GAGACCGTTCCCCATTGGAGACAGGGTGACCTTCTGTgggaagaagtgtgtgtgtcagcagtgtTCACACACTCTGGGCACCGACAAGCCTGTCAAGGTCCACGGACCGAGCT TGCATCCAGCGGGATGGGAGGAGGATGCTAAATGTTCCCGCAGCTCTTATCTCCGGTGCCGTTCGTCTCCCCCAGACTGCGGTGGCTGCGGTGAGGAGATCAAACTAGGGCAGTCTCTGTTGGCTCTGGAGCGGCAGTGGCACCTCACCTGCTTCAAATGCCACACGTGTGGCTGCGTCCTCACTGGAGAGTACATCAGCAA GGAGGGGGTCCCATACTGTGAGGCCGACTATCACACCCAGTTTGGGATCAGgtgccacagctgcagcagctacatcagcgGCCATGTCCTAGAG GCTGGGGGGAGGCGCTACCACCCCAGCTGTGCCCGGTGTGCCCGCTGTAATGCCACTTTCagggagggagaagaaatgTACttgacag gttcagAGATTTGGCACCCCATGTGTAAAGAAGCAGCTCGACTGGAGAGAAGACTCAGG CTGAGACGGAGCTCTGAGACGGCATCTCTCTCTCCACCAGGCTGCTCGTCACTCCTCGGCTCCCCTCGGCATCTCATACAT TCCAACGCTCATGGTGATGTTTGCAACTACAACCAGCTGACAGCCTTCTCCAGGGTCAGAGCCCTTTATGACATCCAGCAACCCGACCTCATCCTTCACCAGGCCGACCACACGCATACGCGTGTGTTGGAGGACACGCTGGAGCGACGTAGCTGTGGTCAG GAGCTCTTGGATGATGTTGAGCTGAGAACCAGAGattcctgcagctccaccttCACTGACTCTCCAGCTCACAGTTGTCATGGAGGCTGTGCACTACATTCTTACCTTCCCG gagaggaggacagatggactcACAATCTAAACAGA GGAATTGGCAGGATgatcctgaaggaggagatgagggcgCGGTCAGGTTGTCATGACAACGAACAGTGGGGGAGCCATCGTAGTTCCCGCTGTAGCAGCAAGGAGGCGCTGAATAATCTGGGCTTCAGCTCCGTCAATATCT CAGCCAGGTTTATCAACGGCTCAGACAGCG ACTCCTATGCTGCCAAATCATCCTCATTACCAGGCTATGGCAGGAGTGGGCTAAAGAGA TCTGGAAGTTTTGGAGCAGATTATTACCAGTATGACAGCACAAATGCAGTCAATTGGCAAATAAGAG AGTATAAG ATTTATCCATACGAAGCTCTGATGGTGTCGGTCAGAGGGCAGCAGCGGCTCCCGGGCGACGTGGACCGAGCGAGGCTTGAG CGTCACCTGTCACCAGAAGAGTTCTACAGAGTCTTTGGAATGTCCATGTCTTCCTTTGATCGTCTTGCCCAgtggaagaaaaatgaattaaagAAACAGGTCAGACTCTTCTGA